One genomic segment of Gottschalkia acidurici 9a includes these proteins:
- the spoIIIAD gene encoding stage III sporulation protein AD codes for MDIVKIVGIGIIATTLSVILKQQKSEFAVQISIVTGLIIFSFILSQLEYVIDTLDSLAKRVELDSLYFSTVLKVVGISYIGEFGAQISRDAGEGAIASKIELGAKVIIMTMSVPILMSLLDLIIKIIP; via the coding sequence ATGGATATAGTCAAAATAGTAGGCATTGGAATAATAGCTACTACATTGTCAGTAATACTAAAACAACAAAAATCAGAGTTTGCAGTACAAATTAGTATAGTTACAGGATTAATTATATTCTCATTTATATTAAGTCAACTAGAATATGTTATTGATACTTTAGATAGTTTAGCAAAAAGAGTAGAACTAGATTCTCTATACTTTTCTACTGTTTTAAAAGTAGTTGGCATATCGTATATAGGAGAGTTTGGAGCACAAATATCTAGAGATGCTGGAGAGGGTGCTATAGCATCAAAAATAGAATTAGGTGCTAAAGTTATAATAATGACTATGTCAGTTCCTATATTAATGTCACTATTAGATTTAATAATTAAAATTATACCTTAA
- the spoIIIAF gene encoding stage III sporulation protein AF, whose amino-acid sequence MVEFLKGWMTNLVTFIVIITFLEMILPNGNMRRFVNMIIGILLILVIINPFISLLKSNIDIEKEVFMNISEQNTYKPKEDKEFKNIQDKQIVDMYKNQIEKEVRNSLINKTQYVLEKIHIEIEENNDSKEYGSIKKIELIINENKEIKEKENSKNIQIKDIEIDVKTKDIVKDNERLNNEELNNKHTQDIDKITIHISEQLQLDKDKIFIILKNKGVGGEESVRED is encoded by the coding sequence ATGGTCGAATTTCTAAAAGGATGGATGACTAACTTAGTTACATTTATAGTAATAATAACTTTTTTAGAAATGATACTTCCGAATGGCAATATGAGACGATTTGTAAATATGATAATAGGAATACTTTTAATATTAGTTATAATAAATCCATTCATAAGTTTACTTAAAAGCAACATAGATATAGAGAAAGAAGTATTCATGAACATATCTGAGCAAAACACATATAAACCAAAGGAAGATAAAGAATTTAAAAATATACAAGATAAACAAATTGTCGACATGTATAAAAATCAGATAGAAAAAGAAGTAAGAAATAGCTTAATAAACAAAACACAATATGTTTTAGAAAAAATTCATATTGAAATTGAGGAAAACAATGATAGCAAAGAGTATGGAAGCATAAAAAAGATAGAGTTAATAATTAATGAAAACAAAGAAATTAAAGAAAAAGAAAATAGTAAAAATATACAGATTAAAGATATTGAAATAGATGTTAAAACAAAAGATATAGTGAAAGATAACGAAAGATTAAATAATGAAGAATTAAATAATAAACATACACAGGATATAGATAAGATAACTATACATATATCCGAGCAATTACAACTAGACAAAGATAAAATATTTATTATCTTAAAAAACAAAGGAGTAGGAGGGGAAGAAAGTGTTAGAGAAGATTAA
- a CDS encoding Asp23/Gls24 family envelope stress response protein, whose product MLSNGDINSEIMDYGQIKIADEVVGIIAGLAATEVKGVAGMSGGLAGGIAEMLGRKNLSKGVKVEVGERETAIDLYIIVEYGIKIPEVAWEIQEGVKNAVETMTGLNVVEVNINIQGVNIEKESKEEDLQLQQSSSRLK is encoded by the coding sequence ATGTTGTCTAATGGAGATATCAATAGTGAAATAATGGATTATGGTCAAATTAAGATAGCAGACGAAGTGGTTGGAATTATTGCGGGACTGGCAGCTACAGAAGTTAAAGGAGTAGCAGGTATGAGCGGAGGTCTTGCAGGTGGTATAGCTGAGATGCTGGGGAGAAAAAATTTATCTAAAGGAGTAAAAGTAGAAGTTGGAGAAAGAGAAACTGCTATAGACCTATACATAATAGTAGAATATGGTATAAAGATACCAGAAGTAGCATGGGAAATCCAAGAGGGTGTTAAGAATGCAGTTGAAACTATGACAGGACTTAATGTTGTAGAAGTAAACATAAATATACAAGGTGTAAATATAGAAAAAGAAAGTAAAGAAGAAGATTTACAGTTACAGCAAAGTAGTAGTAGGCTAAAATAA
- a CDS encoding SpoIIIAH-like family protein, producing the protein MFMKKFLKKRSVLVSSLVFLLGVVGYFNHQLTQKSLLQSSNEYAKHEEMELSSLGNSKDGNTQETSTKNVEVIDSKGSKDAKLANYFVEHRLSRDKLRGESVERLNKMIEDEKTVAEVRTNAQKELISIGENSEMELYIEGLIKGKGFADALVFLNKDSARIVVDKEELEETDVMKILEIVTTETELDSSNIKIMKKQ; encoded by the coding sequence ATGTTTATGAAAAAGTTTTTAAAGAAAAGAAGCGTTTTAGTATCTTCACTAGTATTTTTATTAGGGGTTGTGGGGTATTTCAATCATCAATTAACTCAAAAATCATTATTACAATCATCTAATGAATATGCAAAACATGAAGAAATGGAATTAAGTAGTTTAGGAAATTCAAAAGATGGTAATACTCAAGAAACATCTACAAAAAACGTAGAGGTAATAGATAGCAAAGGAAGTAAGGATGCAAAGCTTGCTAACTATTTTGTTGAACATAGATTATCTAGAGATAAGTTAAGGGGTGAATCAGTAGAAAGATTAAATAAAATGATAGAAGATGAAAAAACTGTAGCAGAAGTAAGAACAAATGCTCAAAAAGAATTAATAAGTATAGGTGAAAATTCAGAAATGGAACTGTATATAGAAGGTCTTATAAAAGGAAAAGGATTCGCAGATGCGTTAGTATTTTTAAATAAAGACAGTGCTAGAATAGTTGTAGATAAAGAAGAGCTAGAAGAAACTGATGTAATGAAAATATTAGAAATAGTGACTACAGAAACAGAATTAGATTCTTCAAATATAAAAATTATGAAAAAGCAATAG
- a CDS encoding CD1247 N-terminal domain-containing protein, with protein sequence MEYLYEKVSYLRGLAEGLDIEEDSNEGKLLLHIIDTLEDFADAIVDLGVAQEEISEYVEAIDEDLSDVEDEIYFDYDDECQNCEEEFVFEED encoded by the coding sequence ATGGAATATTTATATGAAAAAGTATCTTATCTTAGGGGATTAGCTGAGGGTCTTGATATAGAAGAAGATAGCAATGAGGGTAAACTACTATTACATATAATAGATACTCTTGAAGACTTTGCAGATGCCATAGTAGACTTAGGTGTTGCTCAAGAGGAAATAAGTGAATATGTAGAAGCTATAGATGAAGATCTATCAGATGTAGAAGATGAGATATATTTTGATTACGATGATGAGTGTCAAAATTGTGAGGAAGAATTTGTATTTGAAGAAGATTAA
- the amaP gene encoding alkaline shock response membrane anchor protein AmaP — translation MSIFNKIFSKVAVLFLGVVSVIFIFLPFNTMSTLSFKSISEYVNIINGNYLYSILGVILFMLSMISLFSGVKTNSNRSSHIVTYMNFGDLRISDEAIKGLTHNIISKIIGIRDSKIIVNFIEGYVIILIKGQVSPDINIPEVAKEIQDKVKETIENNTGIEVKEVNVEVVAISSPMKALK, via the coding sequence ATGAGTATATTCAATAAAATTTTTTCGAAAGTTGCTGTACTATTCCTAGGAGTAGTATCAGTTATATTTATATTTTTACCATTTAACACTATGAGTACTTTATCTTTTAAAAGTATAAGTGAATATGTTAATATAATAAATGGAAATTATTTATACTCGATATTAGGTGTTATTTTGTTTATGCTAAGTATGATATCACTATTTTCAGGGGTAAAAACAAATTCAAACAGATCTAGTCATATTGTAACTTATATGAACTTTGGGGACTTAAGAATCTCAGATGAAGCTATAAAAGGACTAACTCACAATATAATTTCAAAAATTATAGGAATAAGAGATTCTAAAATAATAGTTAATTTTATAGAAGGATATGTAATAATTCTTATAAAAGGACAAGTTAGTCCGGATATTAATATTCCTGAAGTTGCTAAAGAAATACAAGATAAAGTAAAAGAAACTATAGAAAACAATACTGGAATAGAAGTAAAAGAAGTAAATGTAGAAGTTGTAGCCATATCATCACCTATGAAAGCATTAAAATAG
- the xseA gene encoding exodeoxyribonuclease VII large subunit has protein sequence MELKPLKVSELNQYIKRIIISDPILYNISVEGEISNFKHHHNGHMYFTIKDEKSKVKCIMFSEDNNILDFIPEDGMNVYITGYVSVYDREGSYQLYIKKMRKKGLGELYEAFQKLKLSLEKQGLFKEDNKKTIPYMPRKVGIVTSSTGAAVRDIITTIKRRMRTIDILIYQVMVQGDKAHIDICKGIKYFNSRNDIDVLIIGRGGGSIEELWAFNEESIAREIYDSKIPVISAVGHETDFTIADFVADIRASTPSVAAEIATPSVDSIKYKMDSLLNNLIMNYSKIVESKRKDIELLKKEIIINSPVYKTKESEIKLKVLYKDLVEKMSMKINLEKNDLREKSNKLNALSPLSVLNRGYNIAINEQSKTVKSINDIEQGEKLELIFQDGNVNVKIVSVESKVNNYE, from the coding sequence ATGGAATTAAAACCATTGAAAGTTAGCGAGCTGAATCAATATATTAAAAGAATAATAATAAGTGATCCTATCCTTTACAATATAAGTGTTGAGGGTGAAATTTCTAATTTCAAGCATCATCATAATGGACATATGTACTTTACTATAAAAGACGAAAAAAGTAAGGTAAAATGTATAATGTTTAGTGAAGATAACAATATCTTAGATTTCATTCCTGAAGATGGAATGAATGTATATATAACTGGATATGTATCTGTTTATGATAGAGAAGGTAGTTATCAACTATATATAAAAAAGATGAGAAAAAAAGGATTAGGTGAACTTTATGAAGCTTTTCAAAAGTTAAAATTGAGTTTAGAGAAGCAAGGATTGTTTAAAGAAGACAATAAAAAAACAATACCTTACATGCCAAGAAAGGTTGGGATAGTAACATCTTCAACAGGAGCTGCAGTTAGAGATATAATAACAACTATAAAAAGAAGAATGAGAACAATAGATATTTTAATTTATCAAGTAATGGTTCAAGGAGATAAAGCACATATAGACATATGCAAAGGAATAAAATACTTTAATAGTAGAAACGATATAGATGTCCTCATAATTGGGAGAGGTGGCGGATCTATAGAGGAGCTTTGGGCTTTTAATGAAGAGAGTATTGCAAGGGAAATATATGATTCAAAGATTCCAGTGATCTCAGCTGTAGGACATGAAACAGATTTTACTATAGCTGATTTTGTTGCTGACATACGAGCGTCTACACCGTCAGTGGCTGCTGAAATTGCTACACCCTCTGTAGATAGTATTAAATATAAGATGGACTCTTTATTAAATAATCTTATAATGAACTACAGTAAGATAGTTGAATCAAAAAGAAAAGATATTGAGTTACTTAAAAAAGAAATAATTATAAATAGTCCTGTTTATAAAACCAAAGAATCAGAAATTAAATTAAAAGTCTTATACAAAGATCTAGTAGAAAAAATGAGTATGAAAATTAATTTAGAAAAGAATGATCTTAGAGAAAAATCAAATAAGTTAAATGCATTAAGCCCACTATCAGTATTGAATAGAGGTTATAATATAGCTATCAATGAGCAAAGTAAGACTGTAAAGTCTATAAATGATATTGAACAAGGTGAAAAACTAGAGCTTATATTCCAAGATGGAAATGTAAATGTTAAAATTGTAAGTGTTGAAAGTAAGGTGAATAATTATGAGTAA
- the spoIIIAG gene encoding stage III sporulation protein AG: protein MLEKIKDKIKEFMNKDNSKKFITNLTIAICIGIGLIILSDTLLPNKETVSKSTHDLDYVEEDQENKIKKNLIEDYSDNMEFKLKEILSEIKGVGEVKIMINLEDTAEIVPAFNTTTVNEQTNENDAQGGVRTVSRDDSKQEVVTSKGDSLMVIKEVKPNVKGVIVVAEGAENIEVKEKLYSAVKTVLGISGNKVEVYSSK from the coding sequence GTGTTAGAGAAGATTAAAGACAAAATAAAAGAGTTCATGAATAAAGATAACTCTAAAAAATTTATAACTAACTTAACTATAGCTATATGCATAGGTATAGGCTTAATAATATTAAGTGATACTCTTTTACCCAATAAAGAAACAGTATCTAAAAGCACACATGATTTAGACTATGTAGAAGAAGATCAAGAAAATAAAATAAAAAAAAATTTAATAGAAGACTACTCAGATAATATGGAGTTTAAGCTTAAAGAGATATTAAGTGAAATAAAAGGTGTTGGAGAAGTTAAAATTATGATAAATCTGGAAGATACAGCAGAAATAGTACCAGCATTTAATACTACTACAGTAAATGAACAAACAAATGAGAATGATGCACAAGGAGGTGTGAGAACTGTTTCGAGAGACGATTCAAAGCAAGAAGTTGTAACATCTAAAGGGGATTCACTTATGGTAATAAAAGAAGTAAAGCCTAATGTTAAAGGGGTAATTGTTGTTGCTGAAGGAGCTGAAAATATAGAAGTGAAGGAAAAATTATATTCAGCGGTAAAAACAGTACTGGGTATATCGGGAAATAAAGTAGAGGTGTATTCAAGTAAATAA
- the spoIIIAB gene encoding stage III sporulation protein SpoIIIAB translates to MFTVKILGCLFVIISSTMIGMEYSKKYTERLNNLVYVQNCIQLLETEIVYSCNPLPNALENVYNKGNKKVSFLFEEIRKYLLENKDKTLFESFEYSLSKFKDKLYLEDEDTEIILSLGRVLGVSDRLDQEKHFKTILVNLEMNHKDANEKKSKNAKMYKSLGVLFGFALVLILY, encoded by the coding sequence ATGTTTACGGTAAAAATATTAGGGTGCTTATTTGTAATTATATCTTCGACTATGATAGGTATGGAATATAGTAAAAAATATACTGAAAGATTAAACAACTTAGTGTATGTTCAAAATTGCATACAATTATTAGAAACAGAAATAGTTTATTCTTGCAATCCGTTGCCAAATGCACTGGAAAATGTATATAACAAAGGGAACAAGAAAGTATCATTTTTATTTGAAGAAATAAGAAAATATCTTTTAGAAAACAAAGATAAAACTTTATTTGAAAGTTTTGAATATAGTTTATCTAAGTTTAAAGATAAACTATATTTAGAGGATGAGGATACTGAAATAATATTATCTTTGGGAAGAGTACTTGGAGTATCAGATAGATTAGATCAAGAGAAGCATTTTAAAACAATATTAGTAAATCTAGAGATGAATCATAAAGATGCCAATGAGAAGAAAAGCAAGAATGCAAAAATGTATAAGAGCCTAGGTGTACTTTTTGGATTTGCTCTAGTACTTATCTTATATTAG
- the spoIIIAE gene encoding stage III sporulation protein AE, protein MLKKMTMITVITLSILLSLTGIVHSEDEDGILDSLVKNQIENLNIDELEKVIEEINKNTSEFLPKMNLKEDILSMVKGEDSMDIKLLTKGLLKYLFKEIVLNWGILTKVLFLSIICSILTNMQGAFEGKTIGELSFYVCYLILVAMSINSLMVIIKVANEAIGSMVFLMQALLPILITLLLAIGGITSSSLFQPIILGSISVVSTLMKDVILPLIILSTIIGVISNISSKVQITKLSGFLRRSILYVIGISITLFMGVMSIRGAVGSKLDGLTIRTAKFAVDKFVPVVGRFLSDTMETVVGCSMLIKNAVGIFGLIALFIITIVPIIKIISLILIYKFTIVIIEPIANERIVNCLTDISKSLTLVLATVAIVGVLFFMAVTIVIGAGNATVMLR, encoded by the coding sequence ATGCTAAAGAAAATGACCATGATAACAGTTATTACATTATCAATATTATTAAGTTTAACAGGTATAGTACACTCGGAAGATGAGGATGGAATATTAGATAGTTTAGTAAAGAATCAAATAGAAAATTTAAATATAGATGAACTTGAAAAAGTGATAGAAGAAATAAATAAAAATACTAGCGAATTTTTACCCAAAATGAATTTAAAAGAGGACATACTATCAATGGTTAAAGGCGAAGACAGTATGGATATTAAATTATTAACGAAAGGTCTTCTGAAATATTTATTTAAAGAAATTGTCTTGAACTGGGGCATTTTAACCAAAGTGTTATTTTTAAGCATAATATGTTCTATATTAACCAATATGCAGGGAGCATTTGAAGGCAAAACTATAGGAGAGTTATCGTTTTATGTATGCTACTTAATACTGGTAGCAATGTCTATAAATAGTCTTATGGTAATAATAAAAGTGGCTAATGAAGCAATAGGAAGTATGGTTTTTCTGATGCAAGCTTTATTGCCAATACTTATAACATTGTTGTTAGCTATAGGAGGTATTACATCATCATCATTATTTCAACCAATAATATTAGGATCTATAAGTGTAGTAAGTACACTAATGAAAGATGTTATATTACCTCTAATAATATTAAGTACAATAATAGGTGTAATCAGCAATATATCAAGTAAAGTTCAAATAACAAAATTATCAGGATTCTTAAGACGGTCAATATTATACGTTATAGGAATAAGTATAACTTTATTTATGGGTGTTATGTCTATAAGAGGAGCAGTAGGATCTAAGCTAGATGGACTAACTATAAGGACGGCAAAATTTGCAGTAGACAAATTTGTACCAGTAGTCGGAAGATTTCTATCCGATACTATGGAAACCGTAGTAGGATGTTCTATGCTTATAAAAAATGCAGTAGGTATATTTGGATTAATAGCTCTATTTATAATAACTATAGTACCAATAATTAAAATAATATCACTAATCTTAATATACAAATTTACTATAGTAATTATAGAGCCAATAGCTAACGAAAGGATAGTAAATTGTTTGACAGATATAAGTAAATCTTTAACTTTGGTATTAGCAACAGTGGCTATAGTAGGTGTACTATTTTTTATGGCTGTAACTATAGTCATAGGAGCGGGTAATGCCACAGTGATGCTTAGGTAG
- a CDS encoding polyprenyl synthetase family protein: MNSIISNNKKIGEVDMEFKDEIKKYSDIIGKNLEKILPDNDCFQGTVCESMKYSILAGGKRIRPILTLKAFELVSKSSFEKALPFASAIEMIHTYSLIHDDLPPMDNDDFRRGKPTNHKVYGEAMAILAGDALLNFAYETMIESIPETSKDVSGYIKAIKEIGKAAGVYGMIGGQVVDIISDENIMSEEQLRFIHNKKTSALIEASILSGAFLANASDNQIIALKKYGEAIGLCFQIRDDILDKIGDNEKLGKSVGSDEANKKLTYLTLYGMEKSIEKTHELCKEAIEALDIFDSKDTIFFKQFAEYLVYRES, from the coding sequence ATGAATTCGATAATATCTAATAACAAAAAGATAGGAGAAGTAGACATGGAATTTAAGGACGAAATAAAAAAATACTCAGATATAATAGGAAAAAATTTAGAAAAAATATTACCTGATAATGATTGTTTCCAAGGAACAGTTTGTGAATCTATGAAATATAGTATACTTGCAGGTGGAAAAAGAATAAGACCAATATTAACTTTAAAAGCCTTTGAATTAGTGAGTAAAAGTAGCTTTGAAAAGGCATTGCCTTTTGCATCAGCTATAGAAATGATACACACGTATTCATTAATACATGATGATCTACCGCCAATGGATAATGATGATTTTAGGAGAGGAAAGCCTACAAATCATAAAGTATACGGTGAAGCTATGGCTATATTAGCAGGTGATGCACTTTTAAACTTTGCTTATGAAACTATGATAGAGAGTATTCCGGAAACGTCAAAAGATGTATCTGGATATATAAAAGCTATTAAAGAAATAGGAAAGGCCGCAGGAGTATATGGTATGATAGGAGGACAAGTTGTAGATATCATATCAGATGAAAATATAATGAGTGAGGAACAATTAAGATTTATACATAATAAAAAGACATCAGCTTTGATAGAAGCTTCTATTTTGTCAGGAGCATTTCTAGCGAATGCAAGTGACAATCAGATAATCGCATTAAAAAAATATGGTGAAGCAATAGGCCTTTGTTTTCAGATAAGAGACGATATACTAGATAAAATAGGCGATAATGAAAAGCTTGGAAAAAGTGTAGGTAGTGATGAAGCGAATAAGAAACTTACTTACTTAACTTTATATGGAATGGAAAAGTCTATAGAAAAAACTCATGAATTATGTAAAGAAGCTATAGAAGCATTAGATATCTTTGATAGTAAGGACACTATATTTTTTAAACAATTTGCTGAGTATTTAGTATATAGAGAGAGTTAA
- the spoIIIAC gene encoding stage III sporulation protein AC gives MNVDLIFKIAGIGIIVGILHTVLDKMGKQEYAYIATLAGVVIVLTMVIDLIGKLFDDVKVIFGL, from the coding sequence ATGAATGTAGATTTAATTTTTAAAATAGCAGGAATAGGTATAATAGTTGGAATACTTCATACAGTTTTAGATAAAATGGGTAAACAAGAGTATGCCTATATAGCTACACTAGCTGGAGTGGTTATAGTACTTACTATGGTTATAGATTTAATAGGAAAACTTTTTGACGATGTAAAAGTAATCTTTGGACTCTGA
- a CDS encoding DUF2273 domain-containing protein, protein MLNEKLIEFFKNNTGKIIGSLIGLVLAIFILIVGLFKTLFILMFILMGYFIGSKIDNKEDLREVLRRILPPDKI, encoded by the coding sequence ATGTTAAATGAAAAATTAATAGAATTTTTTAAAAATAATACTGGAAAGATAATCGGAAGTTTGATAGGATTAGTTCTGGCAATTTTTATCTTAATAGTGGGATTATTTAAAACTTTGTTTATTTTAATGTTTATATTGATGGGTTACTTTATTGGAAGCAAAATAGATAACAAAGAAGACTTAAGAGAAGTATTACGTCGTATACTTCCTCCTGATAAAATATAA
- the nusB gene encoding transcription antitermination factor NusB: MGRKIARESAMKLLYQMEVNDDFSQDAMNIFYENNKLRSDERLYVDEVVKGVISNIEKIDEVIEQNSQGWKIKRIAKVDLSILRISIFEIMFKSEIPYQVSINEAINISKEYSTNDSSKFINGLLGAFSNNWIRDNK, from the coding sequence ATGGGAAGAAAAATAGCTAGAGAATCAGCAATGAAACTTTTATATCAAATGGAGGTTAATGATGACTTTTCACAAGATGCAATGAACATATTTTATGAAAATAATAAGCTTAGATCAGATGAAAGACTATATGTAGATGAAGTTGTGAAAGGTGTTATAAGTAACATTGAAAAAATTGATGAAGTCATAGAACAGAACTCACAAGGGTGGAAAATAAAAAGAATAGCTAAGGTTGACCTATCAATACTTAGAATATCTATATTTGAAATAATGTTTAAAAGTGAAATACCTTATCAAGTTTCAATAAATGAAGCTATAAACATATCTAAAGAATATAGCACAAATGATTCTAGTAAATTTATTAATGGGTTACTAGGAGCGTTTTCAAATAACTGGATTAGGGATAACAAGTAA
- a CDS encoding exodeoxyribonuclease VII small subunit, whose amino-acid sequence MSKDDLNTSFEESLKSLEDIVSKLEKGSLTLDESLDEFQKGIEIYKYCNKILNDAEGKIKLILESEDGEIVSHEFDNI is encoded by the coding sequence ATGAGTAAAGATGATTTAAATACTTCATTCGAAGAGTCGCTAAAAAGCTTAGAAGATATAGTATCAAAGTTGGAAAAAGGAAGTCTGACATTAGATGAATCATTAGATGAATTTCAAAAAGGCATAGAAATTTACAAGTATTGCAACAAGATATTAAATGATGCTGAAGGAAAAATAAAACTGATACTTGAAAGTGAAGATGGGGAAATAGTTAGTCATGAATTCGATAATATCTAA
- the spoIIIAA gene encoding stage III sporulation protein AA: protein MKQSIEFHNILQYIDQNLKEILINIDKNIAKNIEEIRLRMGKPLMIYSNGVNYYIDKKGTLYSTPINLQKSYLVTPENIYKTFQIVSNYSVYSIQEELKQGFITIKGGHRIGLVGRGVYNRDKLENIKDISSINIRIAREVMGASNHIIKYVIKNSHSIYNTLIISPPKCGKTTILRDLIRNISNGINSYNFEGLKVGVVDERSELAGTYNGQPQNDLGYRTDILDGCYKHDGIMILLRAMSPDVIATDELGHPNDIKAIYEAMKGGVQIISTVHGANLDDVKNKPNIKDIVEEKVFKRIVVLDNSKGVGTISDIIDGETFKSITH, encoded by the coding sequence ATGAAGCAATCAATAGAATTTCACAATATACTACAATACATTGATCAAAATTTAAAAGAAATATTAATAAATATAGATAAAAATATAGCTAAAAATATAGAAGAAATTAGACTAAGAATGGGAAAGCCATTAATGATATATTCAAATGGAGTAAATTATTACATAGATAAAAAAGGAACTTTATATTCTACACCAATAAACTTACAAAAAAGTTACTTAGTAACTCCTGAAAATATATATAAAACCTTTCAAATAGTAAGTAATTATTCAGTTTATTCTATACAAGAAGAATTGAAGCAAGGATTTATAACTATAAAGGGTGGACATAGGATAGGGTTAGTAGGTAGAGGAGTCTACAATAGAGATAAGCTAGAAAATATAAAAGATATATCATCAATAAATATTCGTATAGCAAGAGAAGTAATGGGAGCATCTAATCACATTATAAAATATGTGATAAAAAATTCTCATAGTATATATAACACACTAATAATATCTCCACCTAAGTGTGGGAAAACAACTATATTAAGAGATTTAATTAGAAATATAAGTAATGGTATAAATAGTTACAACTTTGAAGGGCTAAAAGTAGGAGTAGTAGATGAACGTTCAGAATTAGCAGGAACATATAATGGACAACCACAAAATGACTTAGGATACAGGACAGATATATTAGACGGATGCTATAAGCATGATGGAATAATGATATTATTGAGAGCAATGTCTCCAGACGTAATAGCTACAGATGAATTAGGTCATCCAAATGACATTAAAGCAATATATGAGGCTATGAAAGGTGGAGTACAGATAATTTCAACAGTTCATGGAGCGAACTTAGATGATGTAAAAAATAAACCTAATATAAAAGATATAGTAGAAGAAAAAGTATTTAAGCGAATAGTAGTATTAGACAATTCAAAAGGTGTAGGAACTATAAGTGACATAATAGATGGAGAAACTTTTAAATCTATAACTCATTAA